tttttgtagttgtaataaaataaatcacttcCTGTATTCCGGGTATCATTCACTATTTTGTCATCTCCTTCGTGTTGGGTGAAGAACACAAGCTCTTTTTTTGGTTATCAttcatctgattggctgatttgCCGATTGGGTGAGAGTGAAAGGCTGCTGATTGAGAAGCAAAAGATTGAATTATAACTAAGAGTaccatacttttttctttttttttaatcattcacTCCATCAGAGTAAGGAACTTCCAATGGGGTTTTATATTGCTGTTGCATAAGAATATGATGGTCTACATCCATAACATTTGTttctgccccaggtggaggaagCTCTGGTAAGGAGGAAAAagatggagctgctgcagcgtTACGCCAGTGAGACTCTTCAGGCTCAGAGTCAGGAGGCCAGAGCCCTGTTGGGTCTCTGATCATTGTTCTACTTGTGTGTCCCACTTTGCTGCTCCGCTCTCAATAAAGCTTCTTCTTTGCTATTTTTACAAACTTGTTTGTGCGAGTCTTCAATCGAACCCCATCATCTCCTGACAGACAATCCTGTTTCCAACCATCATTTCTGCTGCATGGATACTCTGAGCAGCAGAAACTTCGGGGACTTTTAAACCTGAACAATACAAACACTTAACCTGTTATTTTTATACAATAACTTTAATCACCAAAAGACAAAGAGCATGCTGAGGTGTAATTACAAATTCTAAAATGTGATCAAACttgaaaagttagaaaaataactttttctaatgaagaaaaacaaaaattcagctAGACGACTGACACGCGTCTTTAGACCTCATTTAAAACCAAACTTGAAACCAAAATCTGCTGCATCTGGATGTCCTCCAGTCACTTTCCCTGATGCTGTTGCTCCACAGGCATCATCACCATGACCTCCCCCTCCATCACCACTTTGTCCTTAGCAGAGCACCTCACAGAGATGAAGGCGAACGACATCTTGATTTTGAACACCTCTGCTTCTGCCAGCACCTCCTCTCCAACGTAAAGTGGTGCCAGGAAGCGGATCTCCTGGTGCAGGAAGACGCAGCCGGGGCCGGGCATCTTGGTGCCGAGCACGGCCGAGATCAGCCCGTTGATGAGGACGCCGTGCACAATGGGCGTCTCAAAGGAGGTGGTGCTGGCGTATGCTGGGTCCACATGCAGCGGGTTGGTGTCGCCTGTGAGCTCGGCGAATAGCTCGACGTGGCGAAAGGAGAACGTTTTGGTGAGGGAAGCTCGCTGTCCGACGTGGAGCAGCCGGTTGTGAGGACGAGCCGCCGCGACAGAAGACAAACCGAGTTTGATGATGTTTCTCCACATGGCTGCACTCAAACCAGAAGCAGCTCCCGCTTCAGTGGAGCTGCAGCT
The nucleotide sequence above comes from Oryzias latipes chromosome 5, ASM223467v1. Encoded proteins:
- the LOC101155024 gene encoding hydroxyacyl-thioester dehydratase type 2, mitochondrial-like codes for the protein MWRNIIKLGLSSVAAARPHNRLLHVGQRASLTKTFSFRHVELFAELTGDTNPLHVDPAYASTTSFETPIVHGVLINGLISAVLGTKMPGPGCVFLHQEIRFLAPLYVGEEVLAEAEVFKIKMSFAFISVRCSAKDKVVMEGEVMVMMPVEQQHQGK